The following nucleotide sequence is from Paenibacillus andongensis.
TGCCCAAACGAAAAGGCATGCTGTGTGTAATAAAATGAACCTCGTGTCCTTTTTCGGCAAGCAGCTTGCCAAGTTCCGTAGCAACAACACCTGAACCACCTAAAGTTGGATAACAGGTAATTCCAATCTTGAGTTTATCTTTCATCATGCACCTCTTTTCCGATCAAACGAATCGATCTACCACCAAAGGCAGCTTTGAAATGAAACCTTCCGCATAAGTTAACAAACGCTTTTGACCTAACACGCGATCACGAGCTTCAACTCGTTCGATATAGCCTTGATTTAAGGGCGTGGCTACCGTACCTTGACCTGTTATAAATTGTGAGCGATAAGCGCTCAGTGCGGCAATTTTTTCATCGTAATAATCGGTTACATCCACCATGAGATCAGCTTCGTAAACGTCATTTATAAAATAAAAGTACATCTGCTCCACGTTCACAGGCTCAGAATCAGGCAAATACTTGCGTAACTTGGCGTTAAAAACAGCTTCCTGAACCAACCCCGAACAGGCTATATGGTCTGGATGTCGGTCCTGCCAGTAGGGAGCAAACACGATTCTAGGCTTAAATTTACGAATTTCTTGTGTAATCCGCTCAATATTGGCCTGTGTGGCAAATAATCCTCGATCCGGTAGTCCCAGATTCGTCCGAACCTTAACGCCAAGAATACTCGCAGCTAGTTCCGCTTCTTCAATCCTTGTTTCAACTGTGCCATTAGAGGACATTTCGGCATAGGTTAAATCACAAAGCCCTACCTTAAGCCCAAGCTTGGTATGTTTGGCAATCGTAGCCCCCATTCCAATCTCAGCATCATCTGCATGTGCGCCAAATATAAGAATATCGAGAGAATCGCTCATCTTATTCAATACCTGGCTTATATTTATGTACTAACTCTCTCCATCCAAAATCCCCGCGATCAAGCGCTCTGACGAGCAGTTCTGCTGTTGCTACATTCGTAGCGCAAGGAATTCCCTGAACATCACACAGACGAAGAAGAGCAATAATGTCCGGTTCATGTGGTTGAGCCATTAATGGATCTCGAAGGAAAATAATAAAATCCATTTCATTTTGTGCTACCAAAGCGCCAATCTGCTGGTCTCCCCCAAGCGGACCTGACATAAATCGATGTACGTCTAATTTTGTGCCATCCATAATCCGCTGTGCAGTCGTACCTGTTCCATATAACTTATGACCTTCGAATACATGTTCATACGCGGTAACGAAGTTCACCATTTCATCTTTCTTACGATCATGGGCAATTAACGCAATCTTTAACATCTTGTCTTCCACTCCCCTAGGGCTCTTTAATCTATAAAATGCTCGAATCCATAAATCATTCCGCTATATGTCATCACTTTACGTACAGCAATCGCAACGCCCGGCATATAGGCTGCACGATCATAGGAGTCATGTCTAATTTTGAGCGCTTGGCCCTGCTCTGCCATAATCACTTCCTGCTGAGCAAAGACACCAGGCAATCGAACGCTATGTATTCTAAATCCATTGTAATACCCGCCGCGCGAACCTTCAATTGTTTCTTCTTCATTTGGATTACCTTGACGCAGCTCTCCTCTAACTTCGGAGATCAGTTCCGCGGTTTTCACTGCTGTTCCTGAAGGCGCGTCCAGCTTTTGATCGCCGTGATACTCAATGATTTCGAGATTTGGGAAGTATTTAGACGCCTGAGCCGCAAATCTCATCATAAGTATAGCCCCTATTGAGAAATTCGGAGCTATGATTCCGCCAATGCCATTTTCTTGACACTGCTTGTCCAATTCAGCAATAGCTTGGGGTGTAAATCCTGTTGTTCCCATTACTGGGCGAATTCCTAGGCGAATAGCTAAGTTTGTATGTGAAACCGCTGTTTGCGGTCCTGTAAAATCAACTAAAACGTCTGGTCTGGATTCAGTGAGAGCCTGCTCCAAATCATTGCTCATTTGAACCCCACATTCTTCAAATCCTACCATCCTTCCCAAATCAATTGGGCCAGAGGAGCGGCTAACCCCAGCCACCAATTCCATATCGGACTCTGTGAGCACGGTCTTCACGACCTCTCGCCCCATTCTTCCACTTGCACCAATAACGGCTACTCGAATTTTACGATCCATGTTGAGAATATCTCCTTTTTGTATGTTTCAGGTCTATGATTTCATCTTTTGTTGATAGAGCGCCGCATACTGTTTCGCAATTTCATGATGAGGCTCAAGACGAACTGCTTCCATAACAGTTTGGTAAGCTCTCCCATAATCCTTTCGAAAAGCAAAGGCTTCTCCTAGAATAAGATACGCTTCAATAGCCAGAGGATCAAGAGTAATCGCTTCTTTTAGTAAGAAAATCGCGCGTTCCGCATGCTCAGACTGGGCACTTAGCTGTTTTTGTGCTTTTTCAACTAATTCTCTTGCATGCAGCACTTGCAAATGATAACGATAAGCTTCATTATCTTTAACCAGCTCTACTGCCCTATAAGCATGCTCAATGGCTTTATACAATTTGTTACTTCTTGCAAAAGTAATCGATAGCTTGTAGTGATAGGCAGCATTGTTTGGTTCTTCAGCTATCGCTTTTTCAAACCATTCAATGGCTTTTTCAAAATCATGACCAAGTATGGATTCGTACGCTTTCTGTATTTGAGTTTCTCCATTCATCTGCCCATCCTCCTCCACCCGAAATCGAGTCTCCCGTTATTGGGGATGGTATAGTTTATGAAGCTTATGTAGTTTCGGTGTTAATTTTGGTCCATCGACCCGCGTCCCGTGTGTTGAATTTATGCATGATTTTATCGTGCGCTTCCGTCAAATCAATGCCCAAAGAGTTCGCGAAACAGATCGTTATGAAGAGAATATCACCGAGTTCGAGCTCAATAGAATTGTCTTCTTCCGTGCTTTTTTTTGGCTTTTCACCGTAGGTATGGTTCACTTCTCGGGCTAATTCGCCAACTTCTTCTGACATTCTGGCCAGCATAGCTAAAGGACTGAAATATCCTTCCTTAAACTGGGAAATATAAGTGTCAACCTCTTGTTGTATATCTTTAAGAGTACGTTCAGACATATTCACCCTTCTTTCCATCATCTTCACCGAGCTATCATTACTATGTTAAACTATAGAAGAAAAGTTGACAAATTTTTTTGGCAAAACCATCAAGTATTTGGAGGAACAGGAATGAGATTTAAAGAACGATTTGCTGATCGATTTACGAATGTTGTTGCAATTATGATCGGCACGGCTATTTATGCGTTTGGTTTGCACTATTTTGTTATTTCTAATGAGTTAATGGAGGGCGGAGTTACAGGTGTTTCCTTGCTGCTCAAATATGTATTAAACGTCCCACCTTCCATATCTACCTTGTTGATTAATATTCCTTTGTTTTATATCGGTTGGAAAAATTTCGGCAAAGGAAGGATGCTATACACCATTTTCGGCGTCGTCTCTTTGTCTTTCTTTTTATGGATCATGGAGCTTCTTATTAAAAAGCAATGGCTGATCCCTTTTCACACCACTCAGGATTACTTTCTAGCGACTCTATATGCGGGTATCACACTCGGGGCTGGACTCGGACTTGTCTTCCGTTTCGGAGGTACTACAGGCGGCTCTGATATCTTGGCTCATATCGGTAATAAGAAGAGAGGCTGGAGTGTCGGCCAAGTCATCCTTATTATTGACGTCATCGTCATTGGCTCCTCGTTAATCTATTTACCTAAAGAGAAAGTTCTATATTCACTTGTGGCCGTCTTCGTAAGCTCTCGACTTATCGATTATATTTCCGAGGGTGCTTACGCCGCCAAAGTCTTTACCATTATTAGCGATCAAGCAAGTCAGTTAGCACAAGCCATTACGACAGAACTAGACAGAGGAGTGACTTTATTCCCAGCTAGAGGAGCCTACTCCGGCAATAATAAGGAAGTTGTGTATTGCGTTGTCTACCGTCACGAAACGAGGAGGCTTCGCGAGCTCATTCATGCCATGGATCCGAGGGCATTCATCATTATTGGTGAAGTACATGATGTTATTGGGGAAGGATTCAAAAAACAGTAACGCAAAAAGTGGGTTAAGCAGCTTTCTAAGCATGCTCAACCCACTTTATGTTTCACCTATTTTCGCCTTCTTTTGTTTGCTTAACATGGACAATATTTCGTCCTGATTGATACATTCTCCATCCTACGAAGGATAGCACACTGACAATAATGAGACCAATACCTAACGACCAGATGATTGGCTGTCTAGGGTCCGTAAGTGGCACGAAAGCGATCGCATCCTTGTTCTTCAGAAATAAATCATCCAATACTTGATTTAAATGATCAAGCGCTGATTCCAATTGTCGGATCGACATAGGCTGACTATTCAAATTCGTTCGGATGAAAGTGAGCAGCGAATCAAGTTTCTCAACGGAAGAGGCATCTCGGCTAATCAGCAAGGAAGGATGAATAATGGCAACATGCTGGGACAGCTTGCCGAAATTCGCCAACGCCTCCTTCTGTTTATTCGCTTTTACAGCCTCATGTAGGATATTGGTATCATTTTGCAGTACTTTATGATATTGCAGCCACATAGGCTGGTTCTTATGTGTTAGCGCATCCGTGGCGAGACGGATTTTGGCGACAGCGATCTGCCCTTCTTCTGGTGAATAAGTTACGGCATTATAGACCCTTTTCGCTTGTGTAATCGTCTCCGTTAAAGCATTTAACCCCTCTACAGATGTTATCCCCTCGAAATGAATCTTAGGAATCTGATCAGACATTTGCATCAGTTTATTTCTCGCTTCTGTGACTTGACCATCCATGGTTTGTTTATACATCTCATCAGCAATTTGGTTCAAAAACGCTATCCGCTCTACTTGCACAGGATCTATTGGCGCGGCTTGTCCGATTGTGCTCGTGCTAACTCCGCAAGCTGAGCTAATACTTATAACAACTGCCAGCAGAAGTGTGGTTGTTAACCATTTCATACTGGAATAATTAAACATGGGACATCCCCTCCTTCACCATCATCATATGGAGGTTTGTCCCAATTTAGACCAGCTGCTATGCGGTTATGTACTTCTATTCTTGCGGATAAGCAGACAAACGATTGCTATCAGAATGCCTGTCGCACTTAACCCAACTGTGAACCATTCTATCGTATTTAGATTGTCTTCAAGTTCTCGAGGCAATCGTGGAAAAATCCCTCTTTCATAATCCATGAAATCATTCCAAAATGTCCAGATGGCGACAATAATAACAGCCGTTAGCCTGTACTTATACCAACGAACAAATAGCAGCGCTTCCACAGCCATTGCCAAATGCGAGCCTGTCAGCATCCAACCATCCCAGCCGACGGGAACTCCCTGCCAGGCCCCTGTCCAAATCATGGCAACCGCCCAGATTCCATATTTAAATGAAGTAATCAGTGCAAACGCTTCAACAAACCCGCGAAAAGCACGATAGAGCTTACTAGGTTGCTGATCCAAAGAACGGTCTATCAGCAGGAAGCCGATTGATAGTGTGAAAAACAAGCTGGCTGTTGGGCTGTCTGGAACGAAAAGTACGTACCAAAGCGGGTAATTAGCAATCGTATCGACCATTTGTGCCCAGTACCACTCATAGCCATAAATGGTTCCTAAAAGGTTTGAAATGAAAAACGCCCACAACATCTTTTTACTGAGCAGAAAATCCTTGCTCCAAAAATAGGAAACGGACAACCCTTGCTGCAAGTAAGCTCCTCCTCTTGTGTGAACTTATCTAAAAAAACCTGACCGCTCTCGCGATCAGGTTTCCTTGTTTATTGAGCTTTTTGTTTGGATAACCATTCAGCAAGTTTATTAATATCAGCATCACTTAAGCCTTTATCAATGTTAGCTTGATATTGCTTACCCATATTGCCTTTACCGTTTTTGATAATGCCAAGAATCTCATCTTGGGGATGCTTATCACCAACACCAAGTAAGGCAGGTACACCAGAAGCAGGCATCCCTTTAAGTCCAGCACCGTGACAAGATAAGCAAGTTGCTTTCTTGTAAATCTCTGCACCAGGATCATCCGCAGCAACGATAGCTGCAGATTTCTTCGTATCCTTCGCAGCGCCGCCACCACCACCAGCTGCACCTTTTTTCGCGTGCATCTCTTCCTCACGCTTAATGTGCTCTGGAACGATGTTTTTCTCTTTCAATTCTACTTGGTAATGTGACCAAGATGTATACGTCAAATACGTACAAGCGATAAGAGATAAAATCATCAAGCTTGAAGCAATCGGTCTTCTGTAGAAACGACGCTCTTTACCTGTATCCAAGAAAGGAGCAAGCATCAAGCCGCCGAACAGTAAACCAGGTACAACAACCGCACCAAGTACAACATAGTCTCCTGATGTATATGGGTATTTCAATAATTGATACATGAATAAGAAATACCAATCCGGCATTGGAATGAACGCGGTGTTCTTAGGATCCGCAGGATATCCTAGCGGAGCTGGATCCGACATGACCAGTACTAGCATACCGACCAATACGACTACACCAACCATCCATTCCTTCAACAAGAAGTTTGGTATGAATGCTTCTGATTTCCCCGGATATGCAGAATAATCTTTAGGAATCAGTCGTTGCTCTTGTGTTTTCTTTATTACGCGGGAATCTCCCACATAAACGATTTTTTCGTCAGACTTATGACCATGCGCCACGCATTGACCCTCCTTTCAATTATAGCGGTCCGGAAATACCTTGTTTGCGAATCATGAAGAAATGTCCAGCAAGCAAAGCTAGCAGAACGCCCGGCAGGAAGAATACGTGGATGGCGAAGAAACGAGTCAATGTTTGTGCGCCAACAATGCTTCCACCTTGCAGCAATGTTTCAATATAAGGTCCCGCGAACGGCACCGCTGCTGCGATCTTCATACCTACTTGTGTTGCGAAATATGCTTTGTTATCCCATGGAAGCAGGTATCCGGTAAAACCAAGACCTAACATAACGAAGAAAATCAACATGCCTACAACCCAGTTCATTTCACGGGGTGCTTTATAAGAGCCTGTGAAGAACACGCGCAGGGTATGTAAAAACATCATGACAATTACTAAGCTGGCTCCCCAATGGTGCATACCTCTGACAATAACACCGAAAGCCACTTTATGTTGTAAATAGTCTACGCTGGCATACGCGTTGATAATATCAGGTGTGTAGTACATAGTTAAGAACATACCTGACAAAATTTGAATGACTGTAATGAAAAACGTCAATCCGCCGAAGCAATATACGAAAGCGGAAAAATGATGAGCAGGGTTTACGTGCTCTGGAACCTCGTGGTCTGCTACATCCCTCCACATTGGCGTAATATCAAGACGTTCGTCAATCCAGTTGTATACGTTTTTAAACATCTGATGCTGACGCCTCCTTATACTCTTGTGTTAGCATGTAGTTGTCCCACATAAACGAAACCATTCTCTACTTTGGTCGTGTACTCATCCAAAGGCTTTGGTGCAACAGCAAGGTTCTTACCATCTTGCGTATAGTGAGCACCGTGACAAGGACAGAAATACTGATCTTTGTAAGCAGGATTATCGTTCCAGTTGACTGTACAACCAAGATGCTTACAAGTTGGATTCAATGCAAAGAGTTTGCCGCTTTTGTCTTTGGAAATCCATGCAACCAGTTCTGCATCGCTTTCATACCAGCCGTCAACCTGATGGACTTGGAACGTAAACGCTTGTGGAACATTTGTAATTTTACTTTCTTCGACAACTTTAACCCAATCCGCAGCACTTTTCTTTTGAAGGACAGGATCAATAGCAAACCGTATCATCGGTATAATAATACCGGCTCCCATGAATCCACCAGCGCCACCAAGGGTGTAAGAAAGAAATTGTCGACGAGACATTTCGCGTTTGGTCCCGGGCTTCTTCCCATGCTGTTCTTCTTTGTGATTGTTATGATCACTCATTCTCAGGTCTACCCTCCTACATTGGCCGAAATCCGAACCCTCTCGGACATCAGTTACCTCTATCACGTGTCGTTCGACATTACACTACATAACTAGGACATTACTAATAATAGCCTACGTCTACTAGGTCGTCAAGAATCCATAACTCCTTTTCATCGGTTGAAAACTCGGCCATCGGACAAATTTTAACGAAATTGTCACAACTTTTTGGAAGCGATAGAAATTAATTTCTCCCCTTATCCTGCACAACTTTTTTTCCATTAATACGCTTATCCGCTTAAAGTTAATCGTTCGGCTGCCATAGTGCTTGTACTTGTTTGGAAATACTTGATTTAATTAGTTCCGATTGGCTCGTCCACTGCTCCATATCGACAACAATCAGCAAATCCGTTTGCTCATCTTTCCAAAGAGCTGCTTCTGTATGTATGGTAAGACCTATAACATAACGGAACCCCATTCTTTTTAAATGAAGTGAAATGGTGTTCAACTGTTCTCTCATATCCGTACCCGTTATGTAGTGCAGCGCTGGATAGGTTACAACTCTTCCCTTGTAAGGAATTTCAATTGTTTCCAGAGCATCTCGAAGCTGTTCTAGCGCGAGTGTCACTTGTGCTGGATCTTCAAACCCAGTCAACCCAGTCAATGGAAGTAAACAGGTGTCCAAATACGGTTTCAATTCTGGCCAATCTTGCGCTGATATTTCATTAAACTTCAATGAATTGTCCTCCCCTATTGTTTGCCAAATGTCCACTCACTATGTAATAGCATAAAGCTCATCTTGTACTTTAATCCGTCCTTTTCTGACTGTCAATCTGCTCGCCAGATTGTTGACCACGCAAAGCGCCGAGCGCTTCCTCTAGATCTTGCTGCTTTACAACTAGATAGGGGCTCTCCCATTCGCCTTTTAATTGGATGTAGTTTACGGTTGCCGGTTTCAAGTCACGATAGGATTTCGTCAATGTACGAAGCTGATCGGCTGGAATATCCGTTTTAATGGTCCCTCCAATGATATCAAGCACACTTCCCCAAGCGGTCAAACCATTCAATGTGGTTAACTTATCTAGTAACTGATTAAGTACAAGCTGTTCTCGTTGATTCCGCTCCATATCCGAGGATTCTGCTGTTCCTAAATTGGATTTCCGGTAACGAATAAAATCTAACACTT
It contains:
- the qcrB gene encoding menaquinol-cytochrome c reductase cytochrome b subunit, giving the protein MFKNVYNWIDERLDITPMWRDVADHEVPEHVNPAHHFSAFVYCFGGLTFFITVIQILSGMFLTMYYTPDIINAYASVDYLQHKVAFGVIVRGMHHWGASLVIVMMFLHTLRVFFTGSYKAPREMNWVVGMLIFFVMLGLGFTGYLLPWDNKAYFATQVGMKIAAAVPFAGPYIETLLQGGSIVGAQTLTRFFAIHVFFLPGVLLALLAGHFFMIRKQGISGPL
- a CDS encoding DUF1405 domain-containing protein; amino-acid sequence: MQQGLSVSYFWSKDFLLSKKMLWAFFISNLLGTIYGYEWYWAQMVDTIANYPLWYVLFVPDSPTASLFFTLSIGFLLIDRSLDQQPSKLYRAFRGFVEAFALITSFKYGIWAVAMIWTGAWQGVPVGWDGWMLTGSHLAMAVEALLFVRWYKYRLTAVIIVAIWTFWNDFMDYERGIFPRLPRELEDNLNTIEWFTVGLSATGILIAIVCLLIRKNRST
- a CDS encoding methylglyoxal synthase; translation: MLKIALIAHDRKKDEMVNFVTAYEHVFEGHKLYGTGTTAQRIMDGTKLDVHRFMSGPLGGDQQIGALVAQNEMDFIIFLRDPLMAQPHEPDIIALLRLCDVQGIPCATNVATAELLVRALDRGDFGWRELVHKYKPGIE
- a CDS encoding ubiquinol-cytochrome c reductase iron-sulfur subunit — translated: MSDHNNHKEEQHGKKPGTKREMSRRQFLSYTLGGAGGFMGAGIIIPMIRFAIDPVLQKKSAADWVKVVEESKITNVPQAFTFQVHQVDGWYESDAELVAWISKDKSGKLFALNPTCKHLGCTVNWNDNPAYKDQYFCPCHGAHYTQDGKNLAVAPKPLDEYTTKVENGFVYVGQLHANTRV
- a CDS encoding sporulation protein YpjB, which produces MFNYSSMKWLTTTLLLAVVISISSACGVSTSTIGQAAPIDPVQVERIAFLNQIADEMYKQTMDGQVTEARNKLMQMSDQIPKIHFEGITSVEGLNALTETITQAKRVYNAVTYSPEEGQIAVAKIRLATDALTHKNQPMWLQYHKVLQNDTNILHEAVKANKQKEALANFGKLSQHVAIIHPSLLISRDASSVEKLDSLLTFIRTNLNSQPMSIRQLESALDHLNQVLDDLFLKNKDAIAFVPLTDPRQPIIWSLGIGLIIVSVLSFVGWRMYQSGRNIVHVKQTKEGENR
- a CDS encoding nucleotide pyrophosphohydrolase yields the protein MSERTLKDIQQEVDTYISQFKEGYFSPLAMLARMSEEVGELAREVNHTYGEKPKKSTEEDNSIELELGDILFITICFANSLGIDLTEAHDKIMHKFNTRDAGRWTKINTETT
- a CDS encoding YitT family protein, with translation MRFKERFADRFTNVVAIMIGTAIYAFGLHYFVISNELMEGGVTGVSLLLKYVLNVPPSISTLLINIPLFYIGWKNFGKGRMLYTIFGVVSLSFFLWIMELLIKKQWLIPFHTTQDYFLATLYAGITLGAGLGLVFRFGGTTGGSDILAHIGNKKRGWSVGQVILIIDVIVIGSSLIYLPKEKVLYSLVAVFVSSRLIDYISEGAYAAKVFTIISDQASQLAQAITTELDRGVTLFPARGAYSGNNKEVVYCVVYRHETRRLRELIHAMDPRAFIIIGEVHDVIGEGFKKQ
- a CDS encoding YpiF family protein — translated: MKFNEISAQDWPELKPYLDTCLLPLTGLTGFEDPAQVTLALEQLRDALETIEIPYKGRVVTYPALHYITGTDMREQLNTISLHLKRMGFRYVIGLTIHTEAALWKDEQTDLLIVVDMEQWTSQSELIKSSISKQVQALWQPND
- a CDS encoding menaquinol-cytochrome c reductase cytochrome b/c subunit produces the protein MAHGHKSDEKIVYVGDSRVIKKTQEQRLIPKDYSAYPGKSEAFIPNFLLKEWMVGVVVLVGMLVLVMSDPAPLGYPADPKNTAFIPMPDWYFLFMYQLLKYPYTSGDYVVLGAVVVPGLLFGGLMLAPFLDTGKERRFYRRPIASSLMILSLIACTYLTYTSWSHYQVELKEKNIVPEHIKREEEMHAKKGAAGGGGGAAKDTKKSAAIVAADDPGAEIYKKATCLSCHGAGLKGMPASGVPALLGVGDKHPQDEILGIIKNGKGNMGKQYQANIDKGLSDADINKLAEWLSKQKAQ
- the dapB gene encoding 4-hydroxy-tetrahydrodipicolinate reductase codes for the protein MDRKIRVAVIGASGRMGREVVKTVLTESDMELVAGVSRSSGPIDLGRMVGFEECGVQMSNDLEQALTESRPDVLVDFTGPQTAVSHTNLAIRLGIRPVMGTTGFTPQAIAELDKQCQENGIGGIIAPNFSIGAILMMRFAAQASKYFPNLEIIEYHGDQKLDAPSGTAVKTAELISEVRGELRQGNPNEEETIEGSRGGYYNGFRIHSVRLPGVFAQQEVIMAEQGQALKIRHDSYDRAAYMPGVAIAVRKVMTYSGMIYGFEHFID
- the bshB1 gene encoding bacillithiol biosynthesis deacetylase BshB1, giving the protein MSDSLDILIFGAHADDAEIGMGATIAKHTKLGLKVGLCDLTYAEMSSNGTVETRIEEAELAASILGVKVRTNLGLPDRGLFATQANIERITQEIRKFKPRIVFAPYWQDRHPDHIACSGLVQEAVFNAKLRKYLPDSEPVNVEQMYFYFINDVYEADLMVDVTDYYDEKIAALSAYRSQFITGQGTVATPLNQGYIERVEARDRVLGQKRLLTYAEGFISKLPLVVDRFV